The following coding sequences are from one Scylla paramamosain isolate STU-SP2022 chromosome 21, ASM3559412v1, whole genome shotgun sequence window:
- the LOC135110966 gene encoding trichohyalin-like isoform X3 yields the protein MVSAHNWRLACIACPSLPVLYALTSSDLETDATLLITDNRAYGWPPKGSGIREPSKSESPGSERQWQGDSWRRPNRWDQSPQTPTQQSMPSTPQPVQSAEPQANLVRDLNYFPYWDNDPPDQSPEGEPPVNSTMSVHAGDGDTLTGSENPTPWRKSSQHRTWTPVQPATDSKQQQQANTNPPAKMSATVLRKRSADPPLAPQNECVTRVSQGQTDQGENREVRQPQQIRTRKIDTEPQNDRNSTDNNTKNKQEATDARPPIKRWRSRDETNPVKPRDDLTDRKNIFQRENSRDEERFRQEREKREELRNKRDELRRREQTEREKREELRKTEQEKEQENRSSIDDIRKRHEREREELRRLQEERDRQEAQMRQKSERDKIVNQQMNEKAEKDKQTGLNNQNKPLLRKTSRPEPEEVLRKTSRPEPEVLRKTSQLEPEQLLRKTSRPEPEEVLRKTSKPEPEVLRKTSRPEPEERVRKTSHPEPERMLKKTSRPEPEEVLRKTSRPEPEGLRKTSKPEPEGLLRKTSKIEPEEVLRKTSKLEPEGLLRKTSRPEPEGTLRKISKPESEGAQRKTSQPEPERVLRKTSGQETSEAPRKTSNQEPDKMCRKTSTEQMLKRSSKQEPEELLGKTSKQESDNEEPECLQDRVSRFGVQLRSRKQSNPPPPPKGPLPSESEEDLALMNDKNKLSNIKNKWESKIQNENEQRDRRRSLTQKPNKMENETSRKESMIENKPESRVETNETEKKPIKNSQTAPGKQLTQDQKDTQSKEGLQGKKDPSNKLVMHPTDQKERASEKPKDKDEKDSTEKVKQGLFFQDIKLKKAKTNIPEKTRPENKNFLEEVKLRKVETKPRPVHRVNSVVEFSDDEDDFLEERSEESDTESESEDSEEETDEDEETSEEESEEEEEEEEEEEKQTKIDNKAKKTETPQPTPQTNTPFEEVPRWEEPLTEEEEPELIWDQSTEDIISQSNNTLESPVPWWEQPQDAGSNNALESPVPWWEQPQDAGSNNTLESPVPWWEQPQDAGSNNALESPVPWWEQPQDAREWSPGSPVFKKDVFESMKVQSQPPPPPPPPSSKKQKDEGSGPPPPPPMPGLPPPPPPQPGSHPKRPTSAVKKQKLDQLKKAARSRPDWNGLLRDIESGIKLRRLPSCDKMDRSTPMLPNSRGKGGKFVYESEKPMAHNQLLHEIHRGVKLRKVKTNDRSKPCFKALGVKKLRRQLTMENINKLESIPSSSDEEEDIDKMRDDLQATKGQLEDEIKNRKKLERESKIYKIDIAALQAEVKRLKRQLRSAGINDPKPMTNGEADEIVPKLEKSMSKLRMHEDEVLDFSELDTLETEINNLKGQVDSYKKQAEDYTNKYNEVNQKLIVAENSASEWELRSNYYEKKFKALQKEHCIELPDIEIVGVQTDPIDFTPPPPSSPTEDDDRIPFPMPSKSGSRRSFASSVHKMESFKEEEEDDEDDDEEEEETEEESEESEEETEEEDEEKAAEKRAQNAARRLERDIKLMTNKLNNIKSKEERTREERKTIRDRMIKCCHDMKAEREMYFKTKRELDEMASAFKASDDEDDSSEDEDDSDDSDDSDEEEVPRKKEEGEEWWLDDTTKKPIKLKKKKKKKLDANGEEEKDSEQLPDIQEPVWSESEQEESEVDDEKNDSEKRLTKLKTRTQKHEQKHATLRKDVSALKTKLEHSEELLAAEKRRRQRLDEELHIMLAELS from the exons GCCTCCTAAAGGATCAGGAATTCGAGAGCCTTCAAAATCTGAAAGTCCTGGTTCTGAGCGTCAGTGGCAAGGAGACTCTTGGAGGCGACCCAATCGCTGGGACCAGTCACCACAAACTCCGACACAGCAGTCCATGCCTTCCACACCACAACCTGTCCAGTCTGCAGAGCCACAAGCAAATCTTGTCAGG GACTTGAACTACTTTCCCTATTGGGACAATGATCCACCAGACCAGAGTCCTGAGGGG GAGCCTCCAGTCAACAGCACTATGTCAGTGCATGCAGGTGATGGTGACACCTTGACTGGG AGTGAGAATCCAACTCCATGGAGGAAGAGTAGCCAACATAGG ACCTGGACTCCAGTTCAGCCAGCAACAGACAGCAAACAACAGCAA CAAGCAAACACAAATCCTCCAGCAAAAATGTCAGCTACAGTGCTCAGAAAAAGGAGTGCTGACCCACCACTTGCCCCACAGAATGAATGTGTAACTAGGGTCAGCCAAGGTCAGACAGACCAGGGAGAGAACAGGGAAGTAAGGCAGCCACAGCAGATAAGAACACGGAAAATAGACACTGAACCTCAGAATGACAGAAACTCTACAGATAATAATACAAAGAACAAGCAGGAAGCTACTGATGCACGTCCACCCATAAAAAGATGGAGGAGCAGGGATGAAACAAATCCTGTGAAACCCAGGGATGATTtaacagacagaaaaaatatatttcagaGGGAAAACAGCAGAGATGAAGAGCGTTtcagacaagaaagagaaaaaagggaagagctgagaaataaaagagatgaacttaggagaagagaacaaactgaaagagaaaagagagaggaactaCGAAAGACGGAAcaggaaaaagaacaggaaaacagaAGTTCAATAGATGATATACGCAAaagacatgaaagagagagagaagaactgaGGCGATTacaggaggaaagagacagacaggaagcaCAAATGAGACAGAAATCAGAAAGAGACAAGATAGTCAATCagcaaatgaatgaaaaggCTGAGAAAGATAAGCAAACAGGACTAAATAATCAGAATAAACCACTTTTAAGAAAGACTAGTAGACCTGAGCCTGAAGAAGTGTTGAGGAAGACCAGTCGACCTGAGCCTGAAGTACTGAGAAAGACAAGTCAGCTGGAACCTGAACAACTGTTACGGAAGACCAGTCGTCCTGAGCCTGAAGAGGTGTTGAGAAAGACTAGTAAACCTGAGCCTGAAGTACTGAGAAAGACCAGTCGACCTGAGCctgaagaaagagtgagaaaaacaaGTCATCCAGAGCCTGAACGAATGCTTAAGAAAACCAGTCGACCTGAGCCTGAAGAAGTGCTGAGAAAAACCAGTAGACCAGAGCCTGAAGGACTCAGGAAGACCAGTAAACCAGAGCCTGAAGGATTACTGAGAAAAACTAGCAAAATTGAGCCTGAAGAAGTGTTGAGAAAGACCAGTAAATTAGAGCCAGAGGGACTACTGAGAAAAACTAGTCGGCCAGAACCGGAAGGAACACTGAGGAAAATTAGTAAACCAGAGTCTGAAGGGGCACAAAGAAAGACTAGCCAACCTGAACCTGAAAGAGTATTGCGAAAAACAAGTGGTCAAGAAACTTCAGAAGCTCCCAGGAAGACAAGTAATCAAGAACCTGATAAAATGTGCAGAAAAACTAGCACTGAGCAAATGCTAAAAAGGAGCAGTAAACAAGAGCCTGAAGAATTACTGGGGAAAACTAGTAAACAAGAGAGTGATAATGAAGAGCCAGAATGCTTGCAGGACAGAGTAAGTAGGTTTGGTGTACAGCTAAGATCCAGGAAGCAGtcaaatccaccaccaccacctaaagGACCTCTTCCCTCTGAAAGTGAAGAAGACTTGGCTCTCATGAATGACAAGAATAAGTTGTCTAATATCAAAAATAAATGGgagtcaaaaatacaaaatgaaaatgaacagAGAGATAGAAGGCGAAGTTTGACCCAAAAACCtaataaaatggaaaatgaaacaaGTAGGAAGGAGTCCATGATTGAAAACAAACCAGAAAGTAGAGTTGAAACAAATGAAACAGAGAAGAAACCCATTAAAAATTCCCAAACAGCTCCTGGAAAACAACTAACTCAGGATCAAAAAGATACCCAAAGTAAAGAAGGCTTGCAAGGTAAAAAGGATCCTTCAAACAAGCTGGTAATGCATCCTACTGATCAAAAAGAGAGAGCTTCAGAAAAACCAaaggataaagatgaaaaagacaGTACAGAAAAAGTAAAGCAAGGTTTATTTTTCCAAGATATCAAATTAAAGAAAGCTAAAACAAATATTCCTGAAAAAACAAGACCAGAAAACAAAAACTTTCTTGAAGAAGTCAAATTACGGAAGGTTGAGACAAAACCGCGTCCTGTTCACCGT GTAAATAGTGTAGTAGAGTTCTCAGATGATGAGGATGACTTCTTAGAAGAAAGA AGTGAAGAATCTGATACAGAATCAGAGTCAGAGGACTCAGAAGAGGAAACTGATGAAGACGAGGAAACATCAGAAGAagaatcagaggaggaggaggaggaggaggaggaggaggagaaacaaacaaaaatagataataaggCTAAGAAGACT GAAACACCACAGCCCACTCCTCAGACCAACACTCCG TTTGAGGAAGTTCCAAGGTGGGAGGAGCCATTAACTGAAGag GAAGAACCAGAGTTGATTTGGGACCAGTCTACAGAAGACATAATCTCTCAG TCTAACAATACTCTGGAAAGTCCTGTTCCATGGTGGGAACAACCTCAGGATGCAGGG TCTAACAATGCTCTGGAAAGTCCTGTTCCATGGTGGGAACAACCTCAGGATGCAGGG TCTAACAATACTCTGGAAAGTCCTGTTCCATGGTGGGAACAACCTCAGGATGCAGGG TCTAACAATGCTCTGGAAAGTCCTGTTCCATGGTGGGAACAACCTCAGGATGCCAGG GAATGGAGTCCAGGTTCACCAGTTTTCAAGAAAGATGTGTTTGAGAGTATG AAGGTGCAATCCCAgccaccaccccctccaccaccaccatcatctaaaaaacaaaaa GATGAAGGCTCAGgacctcccccacctcccccaatGCCTggactgccaccaccaccaccacctcagcctGGGAGCCACCCAAAGAGACCAACTTCTGCTGTCAAGAAACAAAAACTTGACCAACTTAAAAAGGCCGCCCGATCACGACCTGATTGGAATGGTCTACTGCGAGATATTGAG AGTGGTATTAAGCTTCGACGCTTGCCCTCCTGTGACAAAATGGACAGATCCACCCCTATGCTTCCAAACTCCAGAGGGAAAGGTGGCAAG TTCGTCTATGAATCAGAGAAGCCCATGGCCCACAATCAGTTGCTTCATGAAATTCATCGAGGTGTGAAGTTGCGTAAGGTCAAGACCAATGACAGGAGCAAGCCATGCTTCAAGGCTCTAG gtgTGAAGAAACTTCGCCGTCAACTTACtatggaaaacatcaacaaactGGAGAGCATTCCATCCTCCtcagatgaggaagaagatatTGATAAGATGAGGGATGACCTGCAGGCTACCAAAGGACAGCTTGAAGATGAGattaagaatagaaagaaactgGAAAGAGAAAGCAAGATTTATAAAATTGACATAGCTGCTTTACAAGCAGAAGTAAAAAGGCTGAAAAGACAACTAAGAAGTGCAGGCATTAATGATCCAAAGCCAATGACTAATGGTGAAGCAGATGAAATTGTGCCAAAATTAGAAAAATCCATGAGTAAATTACGAATGCATGAAGATGAAGTTTTGGACTTCTCTGAATTAGATACATTAGAGACTGAAATTAATAACCTTAAAGGTCAAGTAGATTCATACAAGAAACAAGCTGAGGActatacaaataaatacaatgaagtTAACCAAAAGTTAATTGTAGCTGAAAATTCTGCTTCAGAATGGGAGCTCCGTAGCAACTATTATGAAAAGAAATTCAAGGCCTTGCAGAAGGAACACTGCATTGAGCTCCCAGATATAGAAATTGTTGGTGTACAGACAGATCCTATAGATtttactccaccaccaccttcatcaccgaCAGAGGATGATGATAGGATACCTTTCCCCATGCCATCAAAATCAGGTTCCCGCAGAAGCTTTGCTTCATCAGTTCATAAAATGGAGAGctttaaagaggaggaagaggatgatgaagatgatgatgaggaggaggaggaaactgaagaAGAATCTGAAGAAtctgaagaagaaacagaagaggaagatgaagagaaagcaGCAGAGAAAAGAGCTCAAAATGCTGCACGAAGATTAGAAAGAGACATCAAGCTGATGACTAACAAACTTAATAACATAAAgtccaaagaagaaagaacacgagaggaaagaaagacaataagGGACAGAATGATAAAATGTTGTCATGACATGAAGGCTGAACGAGAGATGTACTTTAAAACTAAGAGAGAACTTGATGAAATGGCATCAGCTTTCAAAGCAtctgatgatgaagatgacagtagtgaagatgaagatgattcTGATGATTCTGATGATTCTGATGAGGAGGAAGTTcctaggaagaaagaagagggtgaAGAATGGTGGCTTGATGATACCACCAAAAAGCCAATAAAacttaagaagaaaaagaaaaagaaacttgatgctaatggagaagaggaaaaagattcTGAACAATTGCCTGATATACAAGAACCTGTGTGGAGTGAGTCTGAGCAAGAAGAGAGTGAGGTggatgatgaaaagaatgacAGTGAGAAAAGATTGACTAAACTTAAAACTAGAACACAAAAGCATGAGCAAAAACATGCCACTCTCAGGAAGGATGTAAGTGCTCTGAAGACTAAGTTAGAACATTCTGAAGAATTGCTTGCTGCAGAGAAGCGGAGACGCCAAAGATTGGATGAGGAACTTCACATTATGTTGGCTGAGTTATCATAG
- the LOC135110966 gene encoding trichohyalin-like isoform X15, with protein MVSAHNWRLACIACPSLPVLYALTSSDLETDATLLITDNRAYGWPPKGSGIREPSKSESPGSERQWQGDSWRRPNRWDQSPQTPTQQSMPSTPQPVQSAEPQANLVRDLNYFPYWDNDPPDQSPEGEPPVNSTMSVHAGDGDTLTGSENPTPWRKSSQHRNESPVASQPQHKSTLTWTPVQPATDSKQQQQANTNPPAKMSATVLRKRSADPPLAPQNECVTRVSQGQTDQGENREVRQPQQIRTRKIDTEPQNDRNSTDNNTKNKQEATDARPPIKRWRSRDETNPVKPRDDLTDRKNIFQRENSRDEERFRQEREKREELRNKRDELRRREQTEREKREELRKTEQEKEQENRSSIDDIRKRHEREREELRRLQEERDRQEAQMRQKSERDKIVNQQMNEKAEKDKQTGLNNQNKPLLRKTSRPEPEEVLRKTSRPEPEVLRKTSQLEPEQLLRKTSRPEPEEVLRKTSKPEPEVLRKTSRPEPEERVRKTSHPEPERMLKKTSRPEPEEVLRKTSRPEPEGLRKTSKPEPEGLLRKTSKIEPEEVLRKTSKLEPEGLLRKTSRPEPEGTLRKISKPESEGAQRKTSQPEPERVLRKTSGQETSEAPRKTSNQEPDKMCRKTSTEQMLKRSSKQEPEELLGKTSKQESDNEEPECLQDRVSRFGVQLRSRKQSNPPPPPKGPLPSESEEDLALMNDKNKLSNIKNKWESKIQNENEQRDRRRSLTQKPNKMENETSRKESMIENKPESRVETNETEKKPIKNSQTAPGKQLTQDQKDTQSKEGLQGKKDPSNKLVMHPTDQKERASEKPKDKDEKDSTEKVKQGLFFQDIKLKKAKTNIPEKTRPENKNFLEEVKLRKVETKPRPVHRVNSVVEFSDDEDDFLEERSEESDTESESEDSEEETDEDEETSEEESEEEEEEEEEEEKQTKIDNKAKKTETPQPTPQTNTPFEEVPRWEEPLTEEEEPELIWDQSTEDIISQSNNTLESPVPWWEQPQDAGSNNALESPVPWWEQPQDAREWSPGSPVFKKDVFESMKVQSQPPPPPPPPSSKKQKDEGSGPPPPPPMPGLPPPPPPQPGSHPKRPTSAVKKQKLDQLKKAARSRPDWNGLLRDIESGIKLRRLPSCDKMDRSTPMLPNSRGKGGKFVYESEKPMAHNQLLHEIHRGVKLRKVKTNDRSKPCFKALGVKKLRRQLTMENINKLESIPSSSDEEEDIDKMRDDLQATKGQLEDEIKNRKKLERESKIYKIDIAALQAEVKRLKRQLRSAGINDPKPMTNGEADEIVPKLEKSMSKLRMHEDEVLDFSELDTLETEINNLKGQVDSYKKQAEDYTNKYNEVNQKLIVAENSASEWELRSNYYEKKFKALQKEHCIELPDIEIVGVQTDPIDFTPPPPSSPTEDDDRIPFPMPSKSGSRRSFASSVHKMESFKEEEEDDEDDDEEEEETEEESEESEEETEEEDEEKAAEKRAQNAARRLERDIKLMTNKLNNIKSKEERTREERKTIRDRMIKCCHDMKAEREMYFKTKRELDEMASAFKASDDEDDSSEDEDDSDDSDDSDEEEVPRKKEEGEEWWLDDTTKKPIKLKKKKKKKLDANGEEEKDSEQLPDIQEPVWSESEQEESEVDDEKNDSEKRLTKLKTRTQKHEQKHATLRKDVSALKTKLEHSEELLAAEKRRRQRLDEELHIMLAELS; from the exons GCCTCCTAAAGGATCAGGAATTCGAGAGCCTTCAAAATCTGAAAGTCCTGGTTCTGAGCGTCAGTGGCAAGGAGACTCTTGGAGGCGACCCAATCGCTGGGACCAGTCACCACAAACTCCGACACAGCAGTCCATGCCTTCCACACCACAACCTGTCCAGTCTGCAGAGCCACAAGCAAATCTTGTCAGG GACTTGAACTACTTTCCCTATTGGGACAATGATCCACCAGACCAGAGTCCTGAGGGG GAGCCTCCAGTCAACAGCACTATGTCAGTGCATGCAGGTGATGGTGACACCTTGACTGGG AGTGAGAATCCAACTCCATGGAGGAAGAGTAGCCAACATAGG AATGAAAGTCCTGTAGCTTCACAACCTCAACACAAATCAACTTTA ACCTGGACTCCAGTTCAGCCAGCAACAGACAGCAAACAACAGCAA CAAGCAAACACAAATCCTCCAGCAAAAATGTCAGCTACAGTGCTCAGAAAAAGGAGTGCTGACCCACCACTTGCCCCACAGAATGAATGTGTAACTAGGGTCAGCCAAGGTCAGACAGACCAGGGAGAGAACAGGGAAGTAAGGCAGCCACAGCAGATAAGAACACGGAAAATAGACACTGAACCTCAGAATGACAGAAACTCTACAGATAATAATACAAAGAACAAGCAGGAAGCTACTGATGCACGTCCACCCATAAAAAGATGGAGGAGCAGGGATGAAACAAATCCTGTGAAACCCAGGGATGATTtaacagacagaaaaaatatatttcagaGGGAAAACAGCAGAGATGAAGAGCGTTtcagacaagaaagagaaaaaagggaagagctgagaaataaaagagatgaacttaggagaagagaacaaactgaaagagaaaagagagaggaactaCGAAAGACGGAAcaggaaaaagaacaggaaaacagaAGTTCAATAGATGATATACGCAAaagacatgaaagagagagagaagaactgaGGCGATTacaggaggaaagagacagacaggaagcaCAAATGAGACAGAAATCAGAAAGAGACAAGATAGTCAATCagcaaatgaatgaaaaggCTGAGAAAGATAAGCAAACAGGACTAAATAATCAGAATAAACCACTTTTAAGAAAGACTAGTAGACCTGAGCCTGAAGAAGTGTTGAGGAAGACCAGTCGACCTGAGCCTGAAGTACTGAGAAAGACAAGTCAGCTGGAACCTGAACAACTGTTACGGAAGACCAGTCGTCCTGAGCCTGAAGAGGTGTTGAGAAAGACTAGTAAACCTGAGCCTGAAGTACTGAGAAAGACCAGTCGACCTGAGCctgaagaaagagtgagaaaaacaaGTCATCCAGAGCCTGAACGAATGCTTAAGAAAACCAGTCGACCTGAGCCTGAAGAAGTGCTGAGAAAAACCAGTAGACCAGAGCCTGAAGGACTCAGGAAGACCAGTAAACCAGAGCCTGAAGGATTACTGAGAAAAACTAGCAAAATTGAGCCTGAAGAAGTGTTGAGAAAGACCAGTAAATTAGAGCCAGAGGGACTACTGAGAAAAACTAGTCGGCCAGAACCGGAAGGAACACTGAGGAAAATTAGTAAACCAGAGTCTGAAGGGGCACAAAGAAAGACTAGCCAACCTGAACCTGAAAGAGTATTGCGAAAAACAAGTGGTCAAGAAACTTCAGAAGCTCCCAGGAAGACAAGTAATCAAGAACCTGATAAAATGTGCAGAAAAACTAGCACTGAGCAAATGCTAAAAAGGAGCAGTAAACAAGAGCCTGAAGAATTACTGGGGAAAACTAGTAAACAAGAGAGTGATAATGAAGAGCCAGAATGCTTGCAGGACAGAGTAAGTAGGTTTGGTGTACAGCTAAGATCCAGGAAGCAGtcaaatccaccaccaccacctaaagGACCTCTTCCCTCTGAAAGTGAAGAAGACTTGGCTCTCATGAATGACAAGAATAAGTTGTCTAATATCAAAAATAAATGGgagtcaaaaatacaaaatgaaaatgaacagAGAGATAGAAGGCGAAGTTTGACCCAAAAACCtaataaaatggaaaatgaaacaaGTAGGAAGGAGTCCATGATTGAAAACAAACCAGAAAGTAGAGTTGAAACAAATGAAACAGAGAAGAAACCCATTAAAAATTCCCAAACAGCTCCTGGAAAACAACTAACTCAGGATCAAAAAGATACCCAAAGTAAAGAAGGCTTGCAAGGTAAAAAGGATCCTTCAAACAAGCTGGTAATGCATCCTACTGATCAAAAAGAGAGAGCTTCAGAAAAACCAaaggataaagatgaaaaagacaGTACAGAAAAAGTAAAGCAAGGTTTATTTTTCCAAGATATCAAATTAAAGAAAGCTAAAACAAATATTCCTGAAAAAACAAGACCAGAAAACAAAAACTTTCTTGAAGAAGTCAAATTACGGAAGGTTGAGACAAAACCGCGTCCTGTTCACCGT GTAAATAGTGTAGTAGAGTTCTCAGATGATGAGGATGACTTCTTAGAAGAAAGA AGTGAAGAATCTGATACAGAATCAGAGTCAGAGGACTCAGAAGAGGAAACTGATGAAGACGAGGAAACATCAGAAGAagaatcagaggaggaggaggaggaggaggaggaggaggagaaacaaacaaaaatagataataaggCTAAGAAGACT GAAACACCACAGCCCACTCCTCAGACCAACACTCCG TTTGAGGAAGTTCCAAGGTGGGAGGAGCCATTAACTGAAGag GAAGAACCAGAGTTGATTTGGGACCAGTCTACAGAAGACATAATCTCTCAG TCTAACAATACTCTGGAAAGTCCTGTTCCATGGTGGGAACAACCTCAGGATGCAGGG TCTAACAATGCTCTGGAAAGTCCTGTTCCATGGTGGGAACAACCTCAGGATGCCAGG GAATGGAGTCCAGGTTCACCAGTTTTCAAGAAAGATGTGTTTGAGAGTATG AAGGTGCAATCCCAgccaccaccccctccaccaccaccatcatctaaaaaacaaaaa GATGAAGGCTCAGgacctcccccacctcccccaatGCCTggactgccaccaccaccaccacctcagcctGGGAGCCACCCAAAGAGACCAACTTCTGCTGTCAAGAAACAAAAACTTGACCAACTTAAAAAGGCCGCCCGATCACGACCTGATTGGAATGGTCTACTGCGAGATATTGAG AGTGGTATTAAGCTTCGACGCTTGCCCTCCTGTGACAAAATGGACAGATCCACCCCTATGCTTCCAAACTCCAGAGGGAAAGGTGGCAAG TTCGTCTATGAATCAGAGAAGCCCATGGCCCACAATCAGTTGCTTCATGAAATTCATCGAGGTGTGAAGTTGCGTAAGGTCAAGACCAATGACAGGAGCAAGCCATGCTTCAAGGCTCTAG gtgTGAAGAAACTTCGCCGTCAACTTACtatggaaaacatcaacaaactGGAGAGCATTCCATCCTCCtcagatgaggaagaagatatTGATAAGATGAGGGATGACCTGCAGGCTACCAAAGGACAGCTTGAAGATGAGattaagaatagaaagaaactgGAAAGAGAAAGCAAGATTTATAAAATTGACATAGCTGCTTTACAAGCAGAAGTAAAAAGGCTGAAAAGACAACTAAGAAGTGCAGGCATTAATGATCCAAAGCCAATGACTAATGGTGAAGCAGATGAAATTGTGCCAAAATTAGAAAAATCCATGAGTAAATTACGAATGCATGAAGATGAAGTTTTGGACTTCTCTGAATTAGATACATTAGAGACTGAAATTAATAACCTTAAAGGTCAAGTAGATTCATACAAGAAACAAGCTGAGGActatacaaataaatacaatgaagtTAACCAAAAGTTAATTGTAGCTGAAAATTCTGCTTCAGAATGGGAGCTCCGTAGCAACTATTATGAAAAGAAATTCAAGGCCTTGCAGAAGGAACACTGCATTGAGCTCCCAGATATAGAAATTGTTGGTGTACAGACAGATCCTATAGATtttactccaccaccaccttcatcaccgaCAGAGGATGATGATAGGATACCTTTCCCCATGCCATCAAAATCAGGTTCCCGCAGAAGCTTTGCTTCATCAGTTCATAAAATGGAGAGctttaaagaggaggaagaggatgatgaagatgatgatgaggaggaggaggaaactgaagaAGAATCTGAAGAAtctgaagaagaaacagaagaggaagatgaagagaaagcaGCAGAGAAAAGAGCTCAAAATGCTGCACGAAGATTAGAAAGAGACATCAAGCTGATGACTAACAAACTTAATAACATAAAgtccaaagaagaaagaacacgagaggaaagaaagacaataagGGACAGAATGATAAAATGTTGTCATGACATGAAGGCTGAACGAGAGATGTACTTTAAAACTAAGAGAGAACTTGATGAAATGGCATCAGCTTTCAAAGCAtctgatgatgaagatgacagtagtgaagatgaagatgattcTGATGATTCTGATGATTCTGATGAGGAGGAAGTTcctaggaagaaagaagagggtgaAGAATGGTGGCTTGATGATACCACCAAAAAGCCAATAAAacttaagaagaaaaagaaaaagaaacttgatgctaatggagaagaggaaaaagattcTGAACAATTGCCTGATATACAAGAACCTGTGTGGAGTGAGTCTGAGCAAGAAGAGAGTGAGGTggatgatgaaaagaatgacAGTGAGAAAAGATTGACTAAACTTAAAACTAGAACACAAAAGCATGAGCAAAAACATGCCACTCTCAGGAAGGATGTAAGTGCTCTGAAGACTAAGTTAGAACATTCTGAAGAATTGCTTGCTGCAGAGAAGCGGAGACGCCAAAGATTGGATGAGGAACTTCACATTATGTTGGCTGAGTTATCATAG